GACTGGTTCGAATGCCTTTGTGTTTTTACAGTAGCAGAGATACTTCTTTTTGTGATCTTTATATGCCTGATATAGCATGTATGATAACAAAGGACATGTTAACACTTTTCCTGCATGGCGATGCATTACAAAAAATACGTATGCCATTATCTATAAAATGTggcattttaccctcacaaaaaCTGGAATTTAGCACTGTAGCTGCCTTATATGCATACTTACTTTGGAATACCTGTGCTGCACTTGATACACAGCTGCTTTCACGTGTTTTCCTGCACATATGGCCTTTTGATAGTACAATGTATTTAGCTATGCTTGCATCGGTACTGCCTCAGAGGCTGCTCCTTGTATAGCAAAACAGCAGCTAAACAAAGCCTCTTGCCTCCTGAAAAACAGAGCATGCGGCTTGAAGGAAGACAATCACAGTGGATCATTTGAGGACCAGTGAGAAAGTGTGGCTAAAAGGCAACATATAGCCTCCAGCTGGAGGAAGTTTTGCAGCACTAACATCAGTGGAGGGAGGCAGACCCAGGAGGGAACGTTTGGATAGGAATCTGAGGCAGCTGCATTTTACATGCTGATAGGTTGTACACCACTTGGCTTCAAAATCCAAGACTGTCTGGTTCACCTACAATATCCTGACCTTAACTTCAGCACATACACTAAAGTGAAGGTTAGGAATGTGAGGTCGGTCACACACAAATATTTCTGCTGCAGGCATTCTGGACTTCGTAAGTATAAGGGAAACATAtcatggagttaggattgccacATAAAGGTTACAGCTGTATGACCCTCTGGGGTGACTAACTCATAACCATAATTCTAAAGATTAAGATGACAAGAGTACTGGACACTACCCACACCTTTAAACTTCTTTCTTAAACCATGAGAATGAAAAGCTTACCttcacttttaaaacagatttctGTTGAACCTCTGCTGGTCCAGAATATTGTGAATGATGCACTACAGGGTATGTAAAGAATGATTCTAGCCGGGCCTTGACTAAGATACATGGCAAAAGCATCATCTGTGCAGAGCCTCTAGTTCACTCCACTTTAAACACAAGCACTGCTTTCTAACAGTATGCTGAGGCTGAAAATTATGGAGAGATGGAGGAAGTGTGCTGTATTCCATTCTAACTGAATGTCTGTAGTCAGTGATAAATGGAAAGGGCTGCATATGACTGAAACCTATTTCTTCTTTGTTATAGATTGGGTCCAGTCCCAACCTTCTCCCTCTATAAGGATCTAATGGTTAAGAGCAAAGTACTTGTAACATATTGTTCTACGGCAGAGGCAGTGGTTTGATTCCCAGTTACTGTCCCAACTGGAGAAGCCAGTTACTGCTGGTTTAGCGTCAGGCCCCCATAGTTAAGGGACATTCAAGTAACAACAACTAGATTGAAACAAGGCTTTCTGAGGGGCAGCAGCCTTCAGTTGGAAAGCTTGCCCATTGTGCACCAGTAGTGAAGACTTCAGCATATTGGGTTCAAAGGAAGTAAGATTGATGGAACCAGTCCCATATTGGCAATGGCAACTCAAAATCATGGTGGCATTTCACTCCTAGTACTTGATTGCATTGTCCATTTGGCAAATTGACTGCATCTGATAGGCACAAATGCCCCTTCATAAAGCCTGGGGCTTTTGGCTTAGAAGCAGCCGTCAGGACAGACAAACAAGACACTTAGTCACTGAAAGAAGCCCCTCTTGCCTCTGGGGTCAGCATTGCTCTCTCTTGCTGCCTCAGGAGGGGCTGGAGTAATTGTCAAGACTGTTCCTCTTCTTTGCTGGAAACGTGCCGGTAGCCAGGAGGATGGGACTTGGAACGGAAGAGTACTGTCAGGAGCAGGACAGTAAGCAGGAAGAGGATGGATCCACAGACAGTCAGAACCACAATAAGCTCTGCAAAGAGTGAAATGGGGGGAAAACCAGCTATGATATTTGAACTCATATTTGCCCTTCATCAGTTCATttaccagagcagattccactcaCCTGTGTCTTTCATAGTGCTTGCTATCTCACATTcgtgtttccagtcctctgaaaTAACAGGCTCAGTGATTTGCATGAATTTCAGCAGGGGGCAGTGCTGTTCACAATCAGGCAACTGCAGTAGGTATGGTTCTTTCCCACTCTCATTCCGAAAGAACATCTCCACTGAAAAGTTACTAGGAGCAAAATGGGAACATAAGGAAGTGAGCTACTGTTGATTTGCCACCTACCTACTATCATGTTTCTATGTGAATCAAGTCCTGAATCATACAACCCCTTTCAACTTTTTGAAGTTGTATGATGTTCGAAATTAACAAATGATAGGTTGTACCTCTTCATTTTGGAGCAAGGGGAAAGAAATGAAAATTAGATTAGAGGTTACTTTCACATTACTCTTACATATAAAACTACATTATGTTTTCATGTTCATCAGATCAGGGGTGCAAACTCAAGGCTAACAGGAATAAACTATACCCACAGCGAAGGGTCTTTATATTCAGAGATGTGTATAGAAGTACTGTTCATATTCCTGCTTGTAATCATATTTTTATCAGAAGTAAGTGGAACTGGTAGAAAGTAATTTGTTTCATCTTAAGATTGTGACTTATTTTTTACCTCACTTCATCTCCTGTGAATATACAGACAAAAATTAAAGTACGGCAGTTTGGGCGATTAATTGCTTCTGATGATTATTTCCTTTAATACCCTTAATGAAGCCCTCACCCATCATCCTCTTGGTATAGCTCAAATATATGACATGAGGCATATGGTGCTTGTCTCCCATTGTAAACATCCAGAGCCATCTGCAGTGCCACAAGGGTGGTGTCATGCTaagaaacaagaagaaaaatgtGAATGTCTCATTTACACATATGGAAGGGGGACCTAAAACTACATTTCAGAATATGGGAGATAGGTAGAGAATCTTGAGGTACTGGTAGAaagaactgggaggaagggtgggatataaatttaatacataaaataaacgaACAAGAAAGAGGCTCCAGCACCATGATAAAAAAGCTGGCACCCTGTTGGATAAAAAGGGAAATAAACTTAAGTGGAGCATTTAGAACTGTGCTACAAAAGGGAAGACTGAGTGACAGGACCCTTTGTGGCTTGCATCTATTTCCTGTATGTAGCATAAACAGTTGTAGAAACCATGTGTCAGTGGTTGACTGCAAAGGATGGAAGTGCAGATTTGCATATTTTCACAGTGCAGGAGAAGCTATGCTGGATGATCCTTTTATTTACAAGGACTAGATTATCTTTTTGGGAGTATGAAAAGATGACACAGGAATTGGGAGAGTTATACCAGTAAGGAGAAGGCAAGTACAAATCTCACAGGCAAACTTACTGCTGAGTACATAAGCATTTTAAAGTGGTGAGGTGTGGAGGCATTTGCAGCTAGGGTAAGGTTTTTCCTTATTTGAGAAAGAAGGACCCCTGCAGAAAGAGAACAAACTATTAGATCCTAGTTCTGGACAGATGAGTGAATGCTCCCCCACTCCTCCCCTAACTACTTTCCATGTTCTTTCACTTACCACCCTGAAGACGAGCTTTTTCAACCCGTCTGTGGATCCCAAAAAGGAAAGCAAAGCTGAAATCTTTCAGCTGCTTCAGCTGAATCATCACCTCGGGAGTTACCCAATCTGGAAGCTGCATTTCATGTGTTTTCTGGAAGGACAACACAAGAGAGGTCACTCAGAGATGCAGACTAGGCAAAGGATAATGCAAGCCTACATATGCACATAGCTATGGCATTTAATTCAGAATGATCTTGCCATATTGTCTAGGGTAAATCTTTGGTCTGTGGGCTTAAATTCTTCAACCAAGGACCACAGATGCATTTGTAAAGCAGTGTTTTTGGATCAAAACTCACTGACCGTGATCAGAATTCATGAAGAGAAAATAATTTGCATTCAAATCTTTGGTGTGCTCAGGGGTGGGGGGTAgagaggggaaaaggaggaactGCAGTGGTAGGCAaatctatcaacagctactagccgcCTTCATTTTGCAAGCTCTGGATTTTCATTTACAATAAGCAGGTTAGTCTACTTATGTAGACTAACCTGTCACAAATGACACCGCATTGAATAGTCTTTGCACGGAGTTACAGACTTTCAGGTCTAAGGATGTATTTGATTgagatatttgcattttttaagtcAAAACTGAAAATTACAACATTGGACTCACACTTGTCCTCCCCTTGGTAGGAAAGCCTTTGAGCATATCTATATCTGACTCTAAATTAGATGGGATAAGCTATTCCACAAAGCAATTAAAGTAGATGTGAGGATATGTCTTTCCACAGAACAGAATTTCTGTGAACGGAAATTATGTCAGAAGGAAATTTCAGATCTGCTTTGTTCTCTTATAATCATAACCATTTTTCTATTAGACCACAATCATGGCCACTTAGAAAAGCCCGTTAGGACTGGGATCTCCAGCGTAGTGCCCTGAGACATCTCTCTTGGTGCCCACCGAGACCTCCTGTCACTCccaggtgtttttttaattgtggtTGTTTTGGGcttcttcatttttatttattacatatatatcacacctttcctccaaggagctcaaggtggtatatatgGGTTTCCTCCCtttctgttttatcctcacaacaaccctgtgatgtagattAGGGTGAGAAtctgcgactggcccaaggtcacccagcaagcctcatgggtgagtggggatttgaaccctggtctccctggtccaagTCTAACCCTAACCACTAGAACACACTGGCTTGGTGGAGGATGCCTGTTTTTTTGGAGGAGATTGGCTGCTTTTTTGCTATTTGGGGGCATGCTGAGGCATTTTGCCTGTTTTGGGGAGGATTCTCAGCACCACCAGCTTCTGTGAAGTGGGTAATTTATGGAGCTGCCAACAGTTTCttaagatttccaaatgtgccccggGCTCAAAAAGATTGAGGAACTCTGCTCTGAGACATGATTCAATTAGTGTGCAATAGTTATGGGAAATTATTAAAACTTTTTCTGCTAATTTGTAAATAATTCTGAGCTGGGAAGAACCCAAAAGCTTGAAACTATTGGCTGGTTTGAGCTAGCAACATAGGTCGGATGACTCAGCAACAGAAAAAAACTAGTTTCACTCAGCAAGATTTTTTTCCTTGGGTCAGCTGACAGAAAGTCAAGAGAGAAGTTTAAAGATCAACAATTTTAAGAGCTATAGCTTATGACACTGTCCTAATCTGGGAAACCCTCCCCCCATGTTATTACCTAGGATTTCCCCCCCTGACAATTCCTTCAGCCTATAGTCTCTGGACATTCTCAGCAGGATATGAACAAGCAAAAACTATAAACCCTCACCGAAAGTGCCTAGATAGATGCACAAACTCTTCAGGGTTTTTTACCATAGATCTGACTAGTATTATGTTTACACATATAATGGACTATAATGAGCCAAGACGCTAACAGACATAAAGCCATGGAGAACTAGAGTTATAACCAGACGTTAGAAGTAATAGCCATACAAAACTTGCTGAATTTAAAGCTTTAAGACAAAGAATCTACAGCCCTCCAAACATCgttagactccagctccaatcagccccaggtagcacagccaattatcagggataatgggagttgtaatcaattacatgtatgtgtatgtgcagGGGGGGAGACAGGTTCCCCATTCatgctttaaaaaggggggaaacatcaAAAGGCAGATGCAACAGAGAAGACAACTACAAGGACACAGCCTATagcggtgagtgccttctcccacCGATTTTTCTTATGTTATACTTCAactgggatagggaacctgtggccttttgtTCAACTCTAATTCCTATTACCTTCATGGCGAGTGATTGGAGTTggggtccaactacatctggagggccacaggttccccacccgttcCAAACAAATGGCCAGTATGATGGCAACAGGCTACATTgctggactggaaacaaagccctatgaggagagactgaaagaactgggtctgtttagccttgagaagaggagacagaatagcactcttcaagtacttcaaaggttgtcacacagaggaaggccaggatctcttctcgatcatcccagagtgtaggacacggaataatgggctcaagttacaggaagccagattttgactgaacatcaggaaaaacttccttcgtgtaacttgagcccattattccgtgtcctgcactctgggatgatcgagaagagatactggccctcctctgtgtggcagtctttcatgtacttgaagagtgctatcatatctccccccagtcttctcaaggctaaacatgcccagttctttcagtctctcctcataaggcttggtttccagtcccctaatcatcctcattgccctcctctgaacctgttccagtttctctgcatccttctgaaagtgtggtgtccagaactggatgcagtactcatgaggcctaacaagtgctgaatagtggggaaccaatacttcatgtgatttggaaactatacttctgttaatgcagcctaaaatagcatttgccttttttgcagtcacatcacaccgttggctcatattcagcttgtgatcaacaacaatcccaagatccttcatgcatgcagtattgctgagccaggatcccccatcttataattgtgcatttggtttctttttcctaggagtAGAACTtcacacttatccctgttgaatttcattctgttgttttcagcccaatgctccagcctatcaagatccatttgaattttgtttctgtcttccaaggtattatctatccttcccagttttgtatcatctgcaaatctgataagcattccctgcacctcctcatccatgtcattaataaaaattacctacggaggtggtgggctgtccaacactggaggcattcaggtatgctttaacttggattcctgcatttagcagggggttggactcggccttttaggcctcttccaactctactattctatgattctatgacatcaaCAGGGTATAGGTTAAATATACTTGCCCCTCACATTAAGAATCCAGTCTGTTTCTATCTGCATGGCCCCCAACCTGGCTTCTGTTTCTACCATGCCTGAGAGTGGCGGAATGTTTGGCACTGGATTTCTACAGGAATAGGTTTGTATCATAAGAGTCCTTTCTGTGAACAGGCAGGCTCCTGTTCACAGgagggcttttgatccagcatAGACTCCAACTGATGGAAGGGAGAAGGTGACTTTGCCAATTATCCCTGCACCATCAACCCTCCCCACTtcctggagcagattttcagagGGGCTGCAAAGGAGAGTGAGAAGGGACAAAAATCACCTTCCCTGATTTCCACTGGCAGGGGCATCCCACAAATGGATTCTACTCATTTGAACTCAGGAACCAAGGCATAGATTCATGATCTTCTTTAGGTGGAGATTATATGCTGGATAAAACAGTGGAGCTTTgtagcaacagaaggaagcacTTCAGCTCAGGACAAACCTTGAGAATACAGGGAGCATCAGATACTACCGAGATAAGAATTTTAAACAGGTTGAAGAGCAAATGACTAATGAATACAGATGGGCCACTCACCTCACAGAAGAGTGTGTCGTACACACTCCAGACAGACTCAAGGGAAACGTCCTGTATTCCCGTCCTGTTTGCCACCATCTCCAGGAATTGCTGCAGGAGCAAGGGAAAGTCAGCTCTTTTTGTGCCCCCACCATTGTAAAACGGGTGAGAAACCTTTTTCAATccaaaggctgcattcccttctgggcaaccttctgggggccacatgccagtggtgggcagggccagaggaaaaagtagACACAGCAACAAATGTAATTTACTTTTGTGCAGTAGGTGAGTTTCTACACaggctcacacacccctctctatcctccatccagacaagcaagagacgtcagagttcaaggacgcatgcCAGTTAGGCCAAACTATGTGAGGTGCGAAACAGGGCCagggagggatgtggcctggagacAGGCTGTGCAGACCGGGTAGCATTCCagaggccaggcagagaggcctggagggctgtatttggccccaggcctgaggttccccaaaaCTAGTATAAAGCGATGGAAAGTCACATAAAAACAGACATACCATATATTGGATGGTCTTATTCACATACTCTGCTGTCTGCCGGGTCTCGTTCTGCAGCTGTTCATAACGGGGACAGGGTGATAATGGAAACTTCAGGAGCTGGAGAGAGGCAAAATAGAGAATAATTTGACCATGAATCCCTCCTTATGAGCAACACTAACTGTGTTGCATCTATTTATTAATGGGTGAATTGCCCAAAGTAAACCGATACTTCTATGAAAAGATGTCTCCTCCAGACAGGTGAGATGGGCCCCATGAAACGCAACTAGCCTCAAAACTGAGGCCTCACTAGGAGTCAGGATAAGGAAGCAGCATGGTAGCATTCAAGGTGGATAAAAACAGAGCTGAACACAGAATTTCTTTGATGCAGTAAGATCCAGTATCAGTATTTATCTCTGAAAGTGACTTACCCGCTCCATGGAGTCAGGTACTGTGTGGACAGGGATAGGTTGCCAAGAAATATTGGGGCTGAACATCTGATGATCCTCTGGAGGGTAAAGTCCTGCCAGATTGGCCTCAGCACTCATCAGGGTCCGATCAAAATCTGTGCTGCGTATGTAGATCTGCCAGAGTATAGAATCAAGTACAAAGAGTGTCATTATTCTTTAGTGTCACTGATGTTCATGGCTTTGCTCCAGTATAGGAACAGGAGGCTCTTGCTCTGCTGATTTGATTTAAACACACATTGGAGAAGACATGCATAGTGACAAACCCACAAAAAACTGGCACCAACAAACATCTGAACAAAAAACCTTTCTGAGGATCTGAGATGCTATAGAAAGCAAGAAAATAGACTGGGAGCTCGGAAGACAGAGACGAAGTGGAAAACAAGGCACAACTTTGGTTAGGTAACCTAAAAAATGGCAATGAAACTACACGAATCTAGAATGCAGACATTATAACCATGAGTTATGACAGGTGTCTGCCACTCTCCAAGGCTACAGGCCACCATGCTGATTCTTGGGTTGAGTGCTGTTGCAGCATGACTTGATGTAAACTGTTGTTTCAGACTAGCTGCAAGGACAGCTCATGTAGTGGTCCCATAATTATCTAACAGCCATGTGGAATTGAGGTCACAGACTGAAAAATGCATATGGTGATTGTGGAAATCAGATACGCTGAATAATGCATATGAACCCCTATGTAAAAGCCCTATGGCTATGCCCCTAATCTTCTCACATTTAATCCTTTAATGTCCCCAGTGGGCAAGTCACTAGCAAACCTGTGACAGCCCAAAACCTGCAGGGCAAAATAAAAAAGCAGCTACCTCCAAACAGGATCTTCCACTTTCTTATGCAAGTAAATGTCTTAAGTTCTAACTAGGAAGTAGATGTCATAGCCTTGGACTGAAGAAtgcatgtgtaaaaaaaaaaccctttcttttttactttttcctcctttcctgtttcccccctcttttttcctttctcctcttctgtttttaataaatttgcaataaaaagtcaatttttaaaaaagtaatacagATGCATAATGTAATCTTACAGTGTGGAAAGGATTACCCCTTTAGGAAATTCTCATTCCCTGTTCCTTTAGCATAACCATAGTCTTTTGTTTCAACGAACATGTGATGTTATCCCCTGAAGCACTACAGAATTTGAACCTTTATGCCACATGTGTTGGAGTGCTCTCAAGGGATTTCAATGGGCTTGGTGTAACCTTTTTAACACAGAACTGTCAGCATACAGTATATTAGCTTTTTCTTTAGTCTTCCAAAAAGATAGCAAGCTGGTATATCTGGAGATAAGAAACAGATGGTGGAAGCTGAGAGGTGACTGGGTGGGGTTTACTCTTCAGTTCTGAGAGGGAAGGGCTGAATCAGACCAGGTGGAACCTAGGCTTTCCCAGAAAGTTCAGAAGCAACTAGAAATATGGCTTGTCCACATATCTGCTCTTGAACTCTACAAGGCAAATGAGATAGGATACAGGTTCAATTTACAGAACTGGGAGGCCCAAAAGGCTATTCCGTCTTGCCGTTTGCCCCAGGCCTCTGACTCCAAGCCCCATAGAAGTCACCTGGTCTGGGCAATATCATAGATCATAAAGAAATAATAGATGACCGGATAGCAGATTGCTCCAGATGATACAAGCATGGCAAGCTGCATCTCACAAAGGAAAGCCATCTTCAAGTTTCCATCTACCTTCTTCCTTAGTCGATTCTACTGTTGGGAGTGCCAACTTCAGCTAGTAAGTTAGCAACAACTTTAATGCAAATGAGAGAACAACAGCCTGGAAGTAGAAAACTTCCCCTGTGCAATATGTAAAGTTACATGCCACAGATTGGCAGGGCGTTACCCTAGAAGACAAGTAGCAGAGATAACAGAGGGAGGGTTCTTCCTCTCAATTTCTTATTGGTCGACGACCGTAATAAACAATACTACTACTTCCTCTCAATTCATCCTGGGCTGGGTCAGCAGACAGGTATGCAGGGGATGAGCTGTAGTTAGGCTGGGTTTGAGATGGCTTTCCTTCAGTTCTCTCTCATTGTCACTTTACATATTGTGGCAAAAGAGATATCTCTCCACTTCCACCATAAGCTGGCCGTGCATTTTCTATAGATCTGAAGGATATTAGCAAGGCTGAAAAGGTGTGGTAAGGAGACACATGGGAGCCTCAGCCAATCACAGTTCTTGGAGCGGTGTTTTTAGGCATGCAAATTCTCTCCA
This DNA window, taken from Rhineura floridana isolate rRhiFlo1 chromosome 2, rRhiFlo1.hap2, whole genome shotgun sequence, encodes the following:
- the ACP2 gene encoding lysosomal acid phosphatase isoform X1 — encoded protein: MEGGRKRRRRTRSTPFPLLLSLALWLLLPVAQGRSLRFVTLLYRHGDRSPVKAYPRDPYQESAWPQGFGQLSLEGMQQQWELGRALRRRYDGFLNSSYNRQEIYIRSTDFDRTLMSAEANLAGLYPPEDHQMFSPNISWQPIPVHTVPDSMERLLKFPLSPCPRYEQLQNETRQTAEYVNKTIQYMQFLEMVANRTGIQDVSLESVWSVYDTLFCEKTHEMQLPDWVTPEVMIQLKQLKDFSFAFLFGIHRRVEKARLQGGVLLSQIRKNLTLAANASTPHHFKMLMYSAHDTTLVALQMALDVYNGRQAPYASCHIFELYQEDDGNFSVEMFFRNESGKEPYLLQLPDCEQHCPLLKFMQITEPVISEDWKHECEIASTMKDTELIVVLTVCGSILFLLTVLLLTVLFRSKSHPPGYRHVSSKEEEQS
- the ACP2 gene encoding lysosomal acid phosphatase isoform X3; translated protein: MEGGRKRRRRTRSTPFPLLLSLALWLLLPVAQGRSLRFVTLEGMQQQWELGRALRRRYDGFLNSSYNRQEIYIRSTDFDRTLMSAEANLAGLYPPEDHQMFSPNISWQPIPVHTVPDSMERLLKFPLSPCPRYEQLQNETRQTAEYVNKTIQYMQFLEMVANRTGIQDVSLESVWSVYDTLFCEKTHEMQLPDWVTPEVMIQLKQLKDFSFAFLFGIHRRVEKARLQGGVLLSQIRKNLTLAANASTPHHFKMLMYSAHDTTLVALQMALDVYNGRQAPYASCHIFELYQEDDGNFSVEMFFRNESGKEPYLLQLPDCEQHCPLLKFMQITEPVISEDWKHECEIASTMKDTELIVVLTVCGSILFLLTVLLLTVLFRSKSHPPGYRHVSSKEEEQS
- the ACP2 gene encoding lysosomal acid phosphatase isoform X2; translation: MEGGRKRRRRTRSTPFPLLLSLALWLLLPVAQGRSLRFVTLLYRHGDRSPVKAYPRDPYQESAWPQGFGQLSLIYIRSTDFDRTLMSAEANLAGLYPPEDHQMFSPNISWQPIPVHTVPDSMERLLKFPLSPCPRYEQLQNETRQTAEYVNKTIQYMQFLEMVANRTGIQDVSLESVWSVYDTLFCEKTHEMQLPDWVTPEVMIQLKQLKDFSFAFLFGIHRRVEKARLQGGVLLSQIRKNLTLAANASTPHHFKMLMYSAHDTTLVALQMALDVYNGRQAPYASCHIFELYQEDDGNFSVEMFFRNESGKEPYLLQLPDCEQHCPLLKFMQITEPVISEDWKHECEIASTMKDTELIVVLTVCGSILFLLTVLLLTVLFRSKSHPPGYRHVSSKEEEQS
- the ACP2 gene encoding lysosomal acid phosphatase isoform X5; translated protein: MEGGRKRRRRTRSTPFPLLLSLALWLLLPVAQGRSLRFVTLIYIRSTDFDRTLMSAEANLAGLYPPEDHQMFSPNISWQPIPVHTVPDSMERLLKFPLSPCPRYEQLQNETRQTAEYVNKTIQYMQFLEMVANRTGIQDVSLESVWSVYDTLFCEKTHEMQLPDWVTPEVMIQLKQLKDFSFAFLFGIHRRVEKARLQGGVLLSQIRKNLTLAANASTPHHFKMLMYSAHDTTLVALQMALDVYNGRQAPYASCHIFELYQEDDGNFSVEMFFRNESGKEPYLLQLPDCEQHCPLLKFMQITEPVISEDWKHECEIASTMKDTELIVVLTVCGSILFLLTVLLLTVLFRSKSHPPGYRHVSSKEEEQS
- the ACP2 gene encoding lysosomal acid phosphatase isoform X4; translated protein: MLTISKLYRHGDRSPVKAYPRDPYQESAWPQGFGQLSLEGMQQQWELGRALRRRYDGFLNSSYNRQEIYIRSTDFDRTLMSAEANLAGLYPPEDHQMFSPNISWQPIPVHTVPDSMERLLKFPLSPCPRYEQLQNETRQTAEYVNKTIQYMQFLEMVANRTGIQDVSLESVWSVYDTLFCEKTHEMQLPDWVTPEVMIQLKQLKDFSFAFLFGIHRRVEKARLQGGVLLSQIRKNLTLAANASTPHHFKMLMYSAHDTTLVALQMALDVYNGRQAPYASCHIFELYQEDDGNFSVEMFFRNESGKEPYLLQLPDCEQHCPLLKFMQITEPVISEDWKHECEIASTMKDTELIVVLTVCGSILFLLTVLLLTVLFRSKSHPPGYRHVSSKEEEQS
- the ACP2 gene encoding lysosomal acid phosphatase isoform X6, with the protein product MQQQWELGRALRRRYDGFLNSSYNRQEIYIRSTDFDRTLMSAEANLAGLYPPEDHQMFSPNISWQPIPVHTVPDSMERLLKFPLSPCPRYEQLQNETRQTAEYVNKTIQYMQFLEMVANRTGIQDVSLESVWSVYDTLFCEKTHEMQLPDWVTPEVMIQLKQLKDFSFAFLFGIHRRVEKARLQGGVLLSQIRKNLTLAANASTPHHFKMLMYSAHDTTLVALQMALDVYNGRQAPYASCHIFELYQEDDGNFSVEMFFRNESGKEPYLLQLPDCEQHCPLLKFMQITEPVISEDWKHECEIASTMKDTELIVVLTVCGSILFLLTVLLLTVLFRSKSHPPGYRHVSSKEEEQS